A portion of the Thermoanaerobaculum aquaticum genome contains these proteins:
- the trxA gene encoding thioredoxin — MAGNAIQVTDQDFDEKILNGGKPAMVDFWAVWCGPCRIIAPHVEALAQEYAGKAIVAKLDVDQNRQTAIRFGIQSIPTLLFFKDGKLVDRVVGAVDKKVLQSKLEALLA, encoded by the coding sequence ATGGCTGGCAACGCTATTCAGGTGACCGACCAAGATTTTGATGAAAAAATCCTCAACGGTGGCAAACCCGCCATGGTGGACTTTTGGGCCGTTTGGTGCGGCCCCTGCCGGATCATTGCCCCCCACGTGGAGGCCCTCGCCCAGGAGTACGCCGGGAAGGCCATCGTCGCCAAGCTGGATGTGGACCAGAACCGGCAAACCGCCATCCGCTTTGGCATCCAGTCCATCCCCACGCTGTTGTTCTTCAAAGATGGCAAGCTGGTGGACCGCGTGGTGGGAGCGGTGGACAAAAAGGTGCTGCAGAGCAAGCTGGAGGCGCTGCTCGCGTGA
- a CDS encoding potassium channel family protein gives MRRRLTYGVSFLLAVLATGTLGYHFIEGASLWDAFYMTVITITTVGYREVFPLSLAGQVFTVLLLVAGLGLIFVVATEIGRSMLEGEIRRVLGRMRRSRILDRVRDHEVVCGYGRMGRAVVEALRQAGRPFVVVEKNLEKVASLDEMGVAVVRGDATQEEVLVAAGVPRARGLVACLADDAHNVYTVLTARSLNPGLFIVARASEDGAEQRLLRAGANRVVNPYRLGGLRLAHVLTKPAVVDFLELSLGPRGQGLELEEAAIEEESPLVGKSLQELDLRRKFHIGVVAVQRGQEFVPNPEASFRLTAGDVLVVIGAKESLEAFEKTLLGANPKGGNS, from the coding sequence GTGCGGCGGCGACTGACCTACGGCGTTTCGTTCCTGCTGGCGGTGCTGGCCACCGGAACCCTGGGGTACCACTTCATCGAAGGCGCCTCCCTCTGGGATGCCTTTTACATGACGGTCATCACCATCACCACCGTGGGCTACCGTGAGGTTTTCCCGCTTTCCCTGGCAGGCCAGGTCTTTACGGTGTTGCTGCTGGTGGCGGGGCTGGGGCTCATCTTCGTGGTGGCCACGGAAATTGGCCGCTCGATGCTGGAAGGGGAAATTCGCCGGGTCTTGGGGAGGATGCGCCGGTCGCGAATCCTTGACCGCGTGCGGGACCACGAAGTGGTTTGCGGGTACGGGCGCATGGGCCGGGCGGTGGTGGAAGCGCTCCGCCAGGCGGGGCGCCCCTTCGTGGTGGTGGAGAAAAACCTGGAAAAGGTGGCGTCTCTGGATGAAATGGGGGTGGCGGTGGTGCGCGGTGACGCCACCCAGGAAGAGGTGCTGGTGGCGGCCGGGGTACCCCGGGCCCGCGGCCTGGTGGCCTGCTTGGCCGACGACGCCCACAACGTTTACACCGTCCTCACCGCCCGCTCCCTGAACCCTGGCCTCTTCATCGTTGCCCGGGCCTCCGAAGACGGCGCCGAACAGCGGCTTTTGCGGGCCGGCGCCAACCGGGTGGTCAACCCCTACCGGCTGGGAGGCTTGCGGCTCGCCCACGTGCTCACCAAGCCCGCGGTGGTGGATTTCCTGGAGCTTTCCCTGGGCCCGCGAGGGCAGGGCCTGGAGCTGGAAGAGGCAGCCATCGAGGAAGAAAGCCCGCTGGTGGGCAAAAGCCTGCAGGAGCTCGACCTGCGCCGAAAGTTCCACATTGGCGTGGTGGCGGTGCAGCGGGGGCAAGAGTTTGTCCCCAACCCCGAAGCTTCCTTCCGCTTGACCGCCGGAGACGTCCTGGTGGTCATTGGCGCCAAGGAAAGCCTCGAAGCCTTTGAAAAAACGCTGCTGGGGGCAAACCCCAAGGGAGGAAACTCATGA
- a CDS encoding fumarylacetoacetate hydrolase family protein: MRLARLLVAGQARWGMVEDDRIKLLSAAPWQDPKPLGGSIPLEGAQLLPPAEPSKIVCVGLNYRAHAQEMGKELPSEPLLFLKSPQALLAPGGTVVLPPDSQQVEHEGELALVIGKPAKNVKAEEALGYVLGYTCLDDVTARDIQRREKVYARAKGYDTFCPVGPWLETDIADPQNLTLTLKVNGEGRQQGSTSDMIFSVAEVVAFISRIMTLMPGDLISTGTPPGVGPLRPGDRVELTIPEIGTLHHGVARPEDQG, from the coding sequence ATGAGGCTGGCTCGCCTGTTGGTGGCCGGACAAGCCCGGTGGGGCATGGTGGAGGACGACCGTATCAAGCTGCTGTCAGCCGCCCCCTGGCAGGACCCAAAGCCCCTGGGGGGCAGCATCCCGTTGGAGGGCGCACAGCTCCTTCCCCCGGCGGAACCGTCCAAGATCGTGTGCGTGGGCCTGAACTACCGCGCCCACGCCCAGGAAATGGGCAAGGAACTCCCCTCGGAACCCTTGCTCTTCCTGAAAAGCCCCCAGGCGCTTTTGGCCCCCGGCGGCACCGTGGTTCTTCCCCCCGACTCCCAACAGGTGGAGCATGAAGGGGAGCTGGCTTTGGTCATCGGCAAACCTGCCAAAAACGTCAAAGCCGAGGAAGCGTTGGGCTACGTGCTCGGCTACACCTGCCTGGACGACGTCACCGCCCGCGACATCCAGCGGCGGGAAAAGGTTTACGCCCGGGCCAAAGGCTACGACACCTTTTGCCCGGTCGGTCCTTGGCTGGAAACCGACATTGCCGATCCCCAAAACCTCACCCTCACCTTGAAGGTCAACGGGGAAGGCCGCCAGCAGGGCAGCACCTCCGACATGATCTTTTCGGTGGCGGAAGTGGTGGCCTTTATTTCCCGAATCATGACCCTCATGCCCGGCGATCTTATTTCCACTGGCACCCCGCCCGGGGTTGGCCCCTTGCGCCCCGGCGACCGCGTGGAGCTCACCATCCCCGAAATCGGCACCTTGCACCATGGGGTGGCCAGGCCGGAAGATCAGGGCTAA
- the katG gene encoding catalase/peroxidase HPI, with translation MSEKQGQQKPVQRGALRHTVLGHLGIRQWWPQQLNLGILHQHSEKSNPLGRDFNYRKAFSELDYWALKKDLAELMTQSQEWWPADWGHYGGLMIRMAWHSAGTYRIFDGRGGGSTGAQRFMPLGSWPDNANLDKARRLLWPIKKKYGNKISWADLMILAGNVALETMGFKTLGFGGGREDVWEPPEDIDWGPETEWLGDQRHSGHRELAKPYAAVQMGLIYVNPEGPEGKPDPVAAGKEIRESFARMGMNDEETVALIVGGHTFGKAHGAVPASHVGPEPEAAPLEQVGLGWKNTAGKGHSEHTYTSGLEGAWTPTPTKWDNTFLEILFSYEWELVKSPAGAWQWHPKNVREEHMVPDAHVPGKKNPPFMLTTDLALRFDPIYEPIARRFWQNPKELEEAFAKAWFKLTHRDMGPKSRYLGPEVPKEDFVWQDPLPPVEGAPLGKADIQTLKQKILASGVTPRDLVYVAWSAASTFRISDKRGGANGARIRLLPQKNWPVNEPETLAKVLAALEKIKGEFEAASGKKVSLADLIVLGGTAAVEEAARQAGFAVEVPFFPGRADASQEQTEVDFYAVMEPEADGFRNFQKEDSVIPLEEALLDKAQLLSLTAPEMTALVGGLRVLGAVFGNSSLGVLTQRVGALTNDYFVNLLDMRYEWQDLHGDGRFFQARGRKTGAAIWTVTRADLVFAAHSQLRGYAEVYACDDNQEKFVRDFAAAWSKVMHLDRFDLQQ, from the coding sequence ATGAGTGAGAAGCAAGGGCAGCAAAAACCGGTGCAGCGGGGGGCGTTGCGGCATACGGTTCTCGGGCATTTGGGGATCCGGCAGTGGTGGCCGCAGCAGCTCAACCTGGGCATCCTCCATCAGCATTCGGAAAAGTCCAACCCCCTGGGGCGGGACTTCAACTATCGGAAGGCCTTTTCCGAGCTGGACTACTGGGCGTTGAAAAAGGACTTAGCAGAGCTCATGACCCAATCCCAGGAGTGGTGGCCGGCGGACTGGGGCCACTACGGGGGCCTCATGATCCGCATGGCGTGGCATTCCGCCGGCACCTACCGCATTTTTGACGGTCGCGGCGGCGGCTCCACCGGTGCCCAGCGCTTTATGCCGTTGGGCAGCTGGCCGGACAACGCCAACCTGGACAAGGCCCGGCGCCTCCTTTGGCCCATCAAGAAAAAGTACGGCAACAAGATTTCCTGGGCGGACCTCATGATCCTGGCCGGCAATGTGGCCCTGGAAACCATGGGCTTTAAGACCCTGGGTTTTGGTGGGGGCCGCGAAGACGTGTGGGAGCCGCCGGAGGACATTGACTGGGGTCCGGAAACCGAGTGGCTGGGCGATCAGCGCCACAGCGGCCATCGGGAGCTGGCCAAGCCCTACGCTGCCGTGCAAATGGGGCTTATCTACGTGAACCCCGAAGGTCCGGAGGGCAAACCCGATCCGGTGGCGGCGGGCAAGGAAATCCGCGAGAGCTTTGCCCGCATGGGGATGAACGACGAAGAAACGGTGGCGCTCATCGTGGGTGGCCACACCTTTGGAAAAGCCCACGGTGCGGTGCCGGCGTCTCATGTGGGTCCTGAACCCGAAGCGGCACCGCTGGAGCAGGTGGGTTTGGGCTGGAAAAACACCGCCGGCAAGGGCCACAGCGAGCACACCTACACCTCCGGGCTCGAGGGAGCCTGGACCCCAACGCCCACCAAGTGGGACAACACCTTTTTGGAAATCCTCTTTTCCTACGAGTGGGAGCTGGTGAAAAGCCCGGCCGGCGCTTGGCAGTGGCATCCCAAGAACGTGCGGGAAGAACACATGGTCCCCGATGCCCACGTCCCCGGCAAGAAAAACCCGCCCTTCATGCTCACCACCGATTTGGCCCTGCGCTTCGATCCCATTTACGAGCCCATTGCCCGGCGCTTCTGGCAAAACCCCAAGGAGCTGGAAGAAGCCTTTGCCAAGGCCTGGTTCAAGCTCACCCACCGGGATATGGGCCCCAAGAGCCGTTATTTGGGTCCGGAAGTCCCCAAGGAAGACTTCGTGTGGCAGGACCCGCTGCCGCCGGTGGAGGGCGCACCGCTGGGGAAAGCCGACATCCAAACCTTGAAGCAGAAGATCCTGGCTTCGGGTGTGACACCCCGGGATTTGGTGTACGTGGCCTGGTCGGCCGCCAGCACCTTCCGCATCTCCGACAAGCGGGGCGGGGCCAACGGCGCCCGCATTCGCCTGTTGCCGCAAAAGAACTGGCCGGTGAACGAGCCGGAAACCTTGGCCAAGGTTTTGGCGGCGTTGGAGAAGATCAAAGGGGAGTTTGAGGCTGCCAGCGGCAAGAAGGTTTCCCTGGCCGATCTCATCGTCCTTGGGGGCACGGCAGCGGTGGAAGAGGCGGCGCGCCAGGCCGGCTTTGCCGTGGAGGTTCCCTTCTTCCCCGGGCGGGCCGATGCTTCCCAAGAGCAAACCGAGGTGGACTTTTACGCGGTCATGGAACCCGAGGCCGATGGCTTCCGCAACTTCCAAAAGGAGGACAGCGTCATTCCTCTGGAGGAAGCCCTGCTGGACAAGGCGCAGCTCCTGTCCCTCACCGCTCCGGAAATGACGGCGCTGGTGGGTGGTTTGCGGGTGCTGGGCGCGGTTTTCGGGAACTCCTCGCTGGGAGTGCTGACCCAGCGGGTGGGGGCCCTGACCAACGACTATTTTGTGAACCTCCTGGACATGCGCTACGAATGGCAGGACCTCCACGGCGATGGAAGGTTCTTCCAGGCCCGGGGCCGCAAGACCGGGGCGGCTATCTGGACCGTAACCCGGGCAGATCTGGTGTTTGCCGCCCATTCCCAGCTGCGGGGCTACGCCGAGGTTTACGCCTGCGACGACAACCAGGAGAAATTCGTCCGCGATTTTGCAGCCGCCTGGTCGAAAGTGATGCATCTCGACCGCTTTGATTTGCAGCAGTAG
- a CDS encoding FtsK/SpoIIIE family DNA translocase, with amino-acid sequence MRLSPSEMPRYVAGFLLVVLALLLFLALVSFHPLDPSWLSAGSDQIHNWVGRVGAWVGGVLVGLFGLFSLVFVWALGRVGWRWLSGETVEGARGAFVCLLATVVLGGGLLAGLWGPVPYRGGELKLGGELGVLVFRGLEASLGQVGAFVVCFFGALGGVIFGLRRAPLAVARTVRDSWHRKLSDSRARWQRLRQARQRRKLEKKLLRQHRARQPVVEPPFVWQPLEAGGFRFHRLASWPPPAERPPAPKRPAGPEVVTPAPVLPEVVVEEPEPVKQQAFDFIVETPPAALPDLNLLDPPPPHNPPNPAQLEAMRRMLEEKFLEFKVEGRVDGVTPGPVITTFEFQPAPGVKYAQVVRLEEDLALKLGVEAVRLERIPGKATVGVEVPNPERQTIVLREILESSRFINAPSPLTLALGKDIRGVPVVADLARMPHLLIGGFTGSGKSVGINAMIMSILFKATPETVRFVMIDPKMVELGMYEKLPHLLTPIVSDPRTAAKVLAWAVRTMRQRYQLLAHCRVRNLEQFNNLLARKEEREALEQERGEKLTPLPYVVIVIDELADLMMTCPREVEDSIAQLAQMARAVGIHLIVATQRPSVDVVTGIIKANFPCRIAYKVRARVDSRTILDADGAERLLGQGDMLYLPPGSARPVRLHGPLVREEEILRVIKHYSRLGKPAFDPSVLAEDEVNELAEDGVSDPMYEQAARLVVRSRKASASYIQRKLRLGYARAARLLDAMEQDGLVGPAQGSRGREVLVPPDYFGEPASTGEREDEDDGA; translated from the coding sequence GTGAGGCTTTCCCCTTCGGAAATGCCCCGGTACGTGGCCGGTTTCCTCTTGGTGGTGCTGGCCCTGTTGCTGTTTTTAGCGCTGGTGAGCTTTCACCCCCTGGACCCCTCCTGGCTTTCTGCGGGCTCCGACCAAATCCACAACTGGGTGGGGCGGGTTGGGGCCTGGGTGGGCGGGGTGCTCGTGGGGCTTTTCGGGCTTTTTTCCCTGGTTTTTGTGTGGGCCCTGGGGCGGGTGGGTTGGCGCTGGCTTTCCGGCGAAACCGTAGAAGGCGCCAGAGGGGCATTCGTGTGTCTTTTGGCCACGGTGGTTTTGGGCGGGGGGCTTTTGGCCGGGCTCTGGGGTCCTGTCCCCTACCGCGGTGGGGAGCTCAAGCTTGGGGGCGAGCTGGGCGTCCTGGTGTTTCGTGGTCTTGAAGCCAGTTTGGGCCAGGTGGGAGCGTTCGTGGTGTGCTTTTTTGGTGCTTTGGGAGGGGTGATCTTCGGCCTGCGCCGGGCCCCGCTTGCGGTGGCGCGCACGGTGCGGGATTCCTGGCACCGCAAGCTTTCCGACTCCCGGGCCCGCTGGCAGCGGCTGCGGCAGGCCCGGCAGCGCCGCAAGCTGGAAAAAAAGCTCCTGCGCCAACACAGGGCCCGCCAACCGGTGGTGGAACCCCCCTTTGTGTGGCAACCCCTGGAAGCCGGAGGTTTCCGCTTTCACCGGCTGGCCTCCTGGCCGCCGCCAGCGGAGCGGCCACCGGCTCCGAAGCGCCCCGCAGGGCCGGAGGTGGTGACGCCGGCTCCGGTTTTGCCCGAGGTGGTGGTGGAAGAACCCGAGCCGGTGAAGCAGCAGGCGTTTGATTTCATCGTGGAAACACCACCGGCAGCGTTACCCGACCTTAACCTCCTGGATCCGCCACCACCCCACAACCCGCCCAACCCCGCTCAGCTGGAGGCCATGCGCCGGATGCTGGAGGAGAAGTTCCTGGAGTTCAAGGTGGAGGGCCGGGTGGACGGGGTCACCCCCGGTCCGGTAATCACCACCTTCGAGTTTCAGCCGGCGCCGGGGGTGAAGTACGCCCAGGTGGTTCGCCTGGAGGAAGACCTGGCGCTGAAGCTGGGGGTGGAAGCGGTGCGCCTGGAGCGCATTCCCGGCAAAGCCACGGTGGGTGTGGAGGTCCCCAACCCTGAGCGGCAAACCATCGTTTTGCGGGAGATCCTGGAATCCTCCCGCTTCATCAACGCCCCCTCGCCCCTCACCTTGGCTCTGGGCAAAGACATCCGCGGGGTGCCGGTGGTGGCCGATCTGGCGCGCATGCCCCACTTGCTCATCGGTGGTTTTACCGGTTCGGGAAAGAGCGTGGGCATCAACGCCATGATCATGTCCATCCTCTTCAAGGCCACGCCGGAAACCGTGCGTTTCGTGATGATTGACCCCAAGATGGTGGAGCTGGGCATGTACGAAAAGCTCCCCCACCTTCTGACCCCCATCGTTTCCGATCCCCGCACTGCCGCGAAGGTGCTGGCCTGGGCGGTGCGCACCATGCGCCAGCGCTACCAGCTTTTGGCCCACTGCCGGGTGCGCAACCTGGAGCAGTTCAACAACCTCCTGGCCCGCAAGGAGGAGCGGGAAGCCTTAGAGCAGGAGCGGGGCGAAAAGCTCACGCCGCTGCCTTACGTGGTGATCGTCATTGATGAGCTTGCTGACCTCATGATGACCTGCCCCCGGGAGGTGGAGGACTCCATTGCCCAGCTTGCGCAAATGGCCCGGGCGGTGGGGATCCATCTCATTGTTGCCACCCAGAGGCCCAGCGTGGATGTGGTCACCGGCATCATCAAGGCCAACTTCCCCTGCCGCATTGCGTACAAAGTGCGGGCGCGGGTGGATTCCCGTACCATCCTGGACGCCGATGGGGCGGAAAGGCTCCTGGGCCAGGGTGACATGCTGTACCTGCCCCCGGGCTCGGCGCGGCCGGTGCGCCTCCACGGTCCTTTGGTGCGGGAGGAGGAAATACTCCGGGTCATCAAGCACTACAGCCGGTTGGGTAAGCCAGCCTTTGACCCCTCGGTGCTGGCCGAGGACGAAGTCAATGAGCTTGCGGAGGATGGGGTTTCTGACCCGATGTACGAGCAGGCCGCCCGCCTGGTGGTGCGCTCCCGCAAGGCTTCGGCTTCCTACATCCAGCGCAAGCTCCGGCTGGGCTACGCTCGGGCGGCGCGGCTTTTGGACGCCATGGAACAGGATGGGCTGGTGGGTCCGGCGCAAGGCTCCCGTGGACGGGAGGTCCTGGTGCCTCCGGACTACTTTGGGGAACCCGCTTCAACGGGGGAACGGGAGGACGAGGATGATGGAGCTTGA
- a CDS encoding alpha/beta fold hydrolase: MSKGQLSPQRKTLRGPRGQVGYEVWGAGKPPLLLVAGLGSRTTLWGELPRLLSEHFTVLAYDHRGVGRSPGGAPFTLAGSAEDGAAVVAAEGMDSAAVVGVSMGGLVACHLAFRYPSRVHRLVVASSAARLTPHGERVLAFFASIFKLPPEEAGQALMAFAFSPQFTDRFPGFVDTAARLYSLPPEDLPGALAQLAHLRQGWDLRPILGHIRCPALVIAGELDPLVSAAYTKEIADALPNARFRLVPGAAHSVLAEGGSELLQEIIRFCLGQS, encoded by the coding sequence GTGAGCAAAGGCCAGCTTTCCCCCCAGCGTAAAACGCTGCGGGGGCCCAGAGGACAGGTGGGGTACGAAGTTTGGGGGGCGGGAAAACCGCCCCTTTTGCTGGTGGCCGGCTTGGGCTCCCGCACCACCCTTTGGGGCGAGCTCCCGCGCCTTTTGAGCGAGCACTTCACGGTGCTGGCCTACGACCACCGGGGCGTGGGCCGTTCCCCGGGGGGAGCCCCGTTTACCCTGGCGGGTTCTGCCGAAGACGGGGCAGCGGTGGTGGCCGCCGAAGGCATGGATAGCGCCGCGGTGGTTGGCGTTTCCATGGGTGGCTTGGTAGCTTGCCACCTGGCCTTCCGCTACCCCTCCCGGGTGCATCGTTTGGTGGTGGCTTCCTCCGCCGCCCGTCTCACCCCTCACGGTGAGCGGGTGCTTGCCTTTTTTGCCAGCATCTTCAAGCTTCCCCCGGAGGAGGCGGGCCAAGCGCTCATGGCCTTTGCCTTTTCCCCGCAGTTTACTGACCGCTTTCCAGGGTTTGTGGACACCGCCGCCCGCCTTTACAGCTTGCCGCCTGAAGACCTCCCCGGGGCCCTCGCCCAGCTTGCCCACCTCCGCCAGGGGTGGGACCTGCGCCCCATCCTCGGCCACATTCGCTGCCCTGCCCTGGTCATTGCCGGCGAGCTGGACCCCCTGGTGTCGGCGGCGTACACCAAGGAAATTGCCGACGCCCTCCCCAACGCCCGCTTCCGCCTGGTCCCGGGGGCGGCCCACTCGGTGCTGGCGGAAGGGGGCAGCGAGCTTTTGCAGGAAATCATTCGCTTTTGTCTGGGACAAAGCTAG
- a CDS encoding MBL fold metallo-hydrolase RNA specificity domain-containing protein, with amino-acid sequence MSLTFWPVGGLGEFGANCLVLDVPSGLRVVLDTGVALGTLEEYGVSYEVPDFAALAGQNPALALLTHAHDDHLKGLPFFAGVFPETPLAASPGTWPWIRRLLEEPREGLKLGGAPLHLDGLRVDALPVSHSIPGSVLLRLQTAWGTVMVATDFRLAPSALGETTDREVLARWGKEGVDVLFLDATNALVAEPPPSEEVVAATLAALVAEAPGAVVAVSFASHAGRFFQLVQAAKAAGKVVIPLGRGIEEMLSVQLGQGTFALPPGVVRSPRELARLPREKLVLVVTGSQGEPTSVFPRLAMDELPVFKLAPGDVVIHAARVIPGNEKRLDHIFDHCVRRGARVVTAHEAPTHASGHAPAPELATVLELLRPRWVVPIHGRLRQLSELQRLARAHGARSLVVENGRVFRYGAGVLEETGELRPVGRLLVDADQETLDSAVVWERRAAAKGGVVVAVAAIPSDPKVPLPNPHIECFGLRLPGINRAHLAAELGGFLRQESSPLAKDPENVRAKMQAWLRSELRKRLGKKPRVVALTVEI; translated from the coding sequence GTGAGCCTGACCTTTTGGCCGGTGGGAGGGTTGGGGGAGTTCGGCGCCAACTGCCTGGTTCTGGATGTGCCTTCCGGGCTTCGGGTGGTTTTAGATACTGGCGTTGCGCTGGGAACGCTGGAGGAGTACGGGGTCAGCTACGAGGTCCCGGATTTTGCGGCCCTTGCCGGTCAAAACCCCGCCCTCGCGCTGCTCACCCACGCCCACGACGATCACCTCAAGGGCTTGCCTTTCTTTGCCGGAGTTTTTCCTGAAACTCCGCTGGCCGCTTCCCCCGGCACCTGGCCGTGGATCCGCCGGCTCCTGGAGGAACCGCGGGAAGGCCTGAAGCTGGGGGGCGCACCCCTCCACCTGGACGGCCTGCGGGTGGATGCCCTCCCCGTGTCCCACTCCATTCCCGGCAGCGTGCTTTTGCGATTGCAAACCGCCTGGGGCACGGTGATGGTGGCCACCGATTTTCGCCTTGCCCCCTCGGCCCTGGGGGAAACCACGGACCGGGAGGTGCTGGCGCGGTGGGGGAAGGAAGGCGTGGACGTGTTGTTCCTGGATGCCACCAACGCCCTGGTGGCAGAGCCTCCCCCCAGCGAAGAAGTGGTGGCCGCCACGCTGGCCGCACTTGTGGCGGAAGCGCCGGGAGCGGTGGTGGCGGTGAGCTTTGCCTCCCATGCGGGGAGGTTCTTCCAGCTGGTACAGGCCGCGAAAGCAGCCGGGAAGGTGGTGATCCCCCTTGGCCGCGGCATCGAGGAAATGCTCAGCGTGCAGCTAGGCCAGGGTACTTTTGCGCTGCCCCCGGGGGTGGTCCGCTCGCCGCGGGAACTGGCGAGACTCCCCCGGGAAAAGCTGGTGCTGGTGGTCACCGGCTCCCAGGGGGAGCCCACCTCGGTGTTTCCCCGCCTGGCTATGGACGAGTTGCCGGTGTTCAAGTTGGCGCCGGGGGACGTGGTGATCCACGCCGCGCGGGTCATTCCCGGCAACGAAAAGCGCCTGGATCACATCTTTGACCACTGCGTGCGACGGGGGGCCAGGGTAGTGACCGCCCACGAGGCCCCCACCCATGCCTCGGGACACGCACCAGCCCCCGAGCTTGCCACCGTATTGGAGCTGCTGCGCCCCCGCTGGGTGGTGCCCATCCACGGCCGGCTGCGGCAGCTTTCTGAGCTTCAGCGGCTGGCCCGGGCGCACGGGGCGCGCTCGCTGGTGGTGGAAAACGGCCGGGTCTTCCGCTACGGGGCCGGCGTTTTGGAGGAGACCGGCGAGCTGCGGCCGGTGGGTCGCCTCTTGGTGGACGCCGACCAGGAAACCCTGGACTCCGCCGTGGTTTGGGAGCGCAGGGCGGCGGCCAAAGGCGGGGTGGTGGTGGCGGTGGCCGCCATTCCCAGCGACCCCAAGGTCCCTCTGCCCAACCCGCACATCGAGTGCTTTGGCTTGCGGCTTCCCGGCATCAACCGCGCCCACTTGGCTGCCGAGCTGGGGGGCTTTTTGCGCCAGGAAAGCTCTCCTTTGGCCAAAGACCCCGAGAACGTGCGGGCTAAAATGCAGGCATGGCTACGTTCCGAGCTGCGCAAGCGCCTGGGGAAAAAACCGCGGGTGGTGGCCCTCACCGTGGAGATCTGA
- the rsmA gene encoding 16S rRNA (adenine(1518)-N(6)/adenine(1519)-N(6))-dimethyltransferase RsmA, which yields MGRGRRQRLGQHFLRDGRVAEAIAAAVPEEPPRVLEVGPGKGALTTRLLARFPKVHTVELDPAFATSLRERLGDPEGLEVTLGDALQLDLAALAEEGPWNVAANLPYSVATPIIRRFLWAGETFPTLVVMVQKEVALRMLAPPGHRERGALSVEVQLLADGELLFTVSPRCFSPPPKVTSAVVKLKSHRKAPQEAVEKAIKLARRAFSHRRKKLSNALGGVAGDLAGCFERAGVSGDLRPQDLTLEQWLSLANTWEGQG from the coding sequence ATGGGCAGAGGACGACGGCAGAGGCTGGGCCAGCACTTTCTCCGCGATGGGCGGGTTGCCGAAGCCATTGCTGCGGCCGTGCCGGAGGAGCCGCCCCGGGTGCTGGAGGTAGGGCCCGGCAAGGGAGCGCTCACCACCAGGCTTTTGGCGCGTTTTCCCAAGGTGCACACGGTGGAGCTGGATCCGGCCTTTGCCACCAGCCTGCGGGAGCGCCTGGGGGATCCCGAGGGGTTGGAGGTGACCCTGGGGGACGCGCTGCAGCTAGACCTTGCGGCGCTAGCTGAGGAAGGACCCTGGAACGTGGCTGCCAACCTGCCGTACAGCGTGGCGACGCCCATCATCCGCCGGTTCTTGTGGGCCGGCGAGACGTTTCCCACGCTGGTGGTGATGGTGCAAAAGGAGGTGGCGCTGCGCATGCTGGCCCCTCCCGGGCATCGGGAGCGCGGGGCTTTGTCGGTGGAAGTTCAGCTTTTGGCCGATGGGGAGCTTTTGTTCACCGTGTCCCCGCGCTGCTTTTCCCCGCCGCCAAAGGTGACGTCGGCGGTGGTGAAGCTCAAAAGCCACAGAAAAGCCCCGCAGGAAGCGGTGGAGAAAGCCATCAAGCTTGCCCGCAGGGCCTTTTCCCACCGGCGCAAGAAGCTCTCCAACGCTTTGGGTGGAGTGGCTGGGGACCTTGCCGGCTGCTTTGAGCGGGCGGGGGTTTCCGGGGATTTGCGTCCGCAGGATTTGACGCTGGAGCAGTGGCTTTCCTTAGCCAACACGTGGGAGGGACAGGGGTGA
- a CDS encoding undecaprenyl-diphosphate phosphatase yields the protein MSLITAILLGVLQGLTEFLPVSSSGHLALAQMLIPGFSQPGLFFDVVLHVGTMVSILVLEWGRIREAFRQGYAVRLAGLLLLGTAATAAVAFPLRARAEAAFEKPLWVAGGFALTAILLLLSSKSKTQGERLPTWEQAVAVGLAQGVAVFPGLSRSGTTISVGLAVGVTRPWAADFSFLLSLPAVAGATLVEVMREKDALMASGSQWLAPALAGGLAAAVTGLFALTAVRKLVRSGRLAVFAWYLLPLCLLVVAGYFLGWWA from the coding sequence ATGAGCCTGATCACAGCGATCCTTCTGGGAGTTTTGCAGGGACTGACCGAGTTTTTGCCGGTTTCCTCTTCCGGTCATTTGGCGCTGGCGCAAATGCTGATCCCCGGCTTTTCCCAGCCGGGGCTTTTCTTCGACGTGGTGCTGCACGTGGGCACCATGGTCTCGATCCTGGTTTTGGAGTGGGGGCGCATCCGCGAGGCCTTTCGGCAAGGCTACGCGGTGAGGCTTGCCGGCTTGCTGCTTTTGGGCACCGCTGCCACCGCCGCCGTGGCTTTTCCCCTGCGGGCGCGGGCGGAAGCCGCTTTTGAAAAGCCGCTGTGGGTAGCCGGCGGCTTTGCCCTTACGGCCATCCTGCTTTTGCTGTCATCCAAGAGCAAAACCCAAGGGGAGAGGCTTCCCACCTGGGAGCAGGCGGTGGCGGTGGGGCTGGCGCAGGGGGTGGCGGTTTTCCCGGGTTTGTCCCGCTCGGGAACCACCATTAGCGTGGGCCTGGCGGTGGGGGTGACGCGACCCTGGGCTGCCGATTTTTCGTTTTTGCTTTCGTTGCCGGCGGTGGCGGGAGCAACCTTGGTGGAGGTGATGCGGGAGAAGGATGCGCTTATGGCCTCCGGCTCCCAGTGGCTGGCTCCGGCTTTGGCCGGCGGTTTGGCGGCGGCGGTGACCGGGCTTTTCGCGTTGACGGCGGTGCGCAAGCTGGTTCGCAGCGGGCGCTTGGCGGTCTTTGCCTGGTACCTGCTGCCGCTTTGTCTTCTGGTGGTTGCTGGTTACTTTTTGGGATGGTGGGCGTGA